A stretch of DNA from Endozoicomonas sp. 8E:
TGTTCTTAACAAACGACCGCAGGCCTGCACCAGCTTGATGGCTGCATCAGGAACCGTTATTTCCATAAATGGATTCCGACCCTGAGCCTCAAGCCATTCTGACAGTGCCGATTCCACAGGATCATCGGGAACCGCAAAAGGAATTTTGGCGATAATGACATGCTCACAATATTCACCGGGCAGGTCGATACCTTCCGCCAGACTGGCCAGACCGAAGAGAATACTGTCTTTGCCTTCATCAATATGCTTGCGATGCAGCTTCAGAAGTTCCGACCGGGAATAATCATCCTGCAATAGGATCTTCTTGCGCCAGACATCATCCAGACCAAAGTGCACATCTTTCATCTGCTTGCGTGATGAAAAAAGTACCAATGTACCTTTTTGACCGGACATCAGATCGGGCAGCTTCTCAACGATTTCTTCCGTGTGCTCTTCATTTTGACGAGGATCAGACAACATATCCGGTACCACCAGATGAGCAGCGAGACTGTGCTGAAAAGGACTGGGAACCACAACACAACGAGATTCGGACGGAACCCCTGAGCGCATACGGAAACGATTGAAGTTACCCAATGCAGTGAGTGTGGCCGACGTGACAATCGATGCATAACCCGGATTCCAGAGCGTCTGCCAGAGTGTTGCCGAAGACAGTATCGGGCTGCTGAAAACCTCCAGTTCCTCACCAAAGGGCCCTTCACTCCACTTCAGCCAGCGGGCACTGGGGGGCTCACCCTCAGGGTCTTTCATGGTGTAGGTCAACCAGAGCTGAAACTGGTTTTCCAGGCGCAGTTGCATTGCACCCATTTCCGGATACAGTTGCTCGGCCTGCCAACGGTCAATACCCGGGACATCTCCGTCCATGGCATCGTTCAGTTCCCTGGTAACTTTTTCTACCATACCACTGCATCGACTGAAGCCGACTTTAAGTACTTCAGCCTGCTGACGGAGCGCTTCAGGTATTTTTCCTTGCGGAAAGCGATAGACTGCAACCGTCGTATCACCCTGAATTCGAGGTTCAAAGGTTGCGACACCCTGTAACAGAGTATGGGTGTGACCCAGGGCATTCACCAGTTCATCAAACTCAGGCATGAGTTTTTCGAGTCTTTCACCCAATTCTCCGGGCAAGGCGTTTTGCGACAGGGTTTTCTGTAGATGCTTGCTGGCTTTCTCCAGCCAGCTGGCCGTTCCTTTTATTCTCGAATGACAGGCGAAATGATCAATTGCCTTGTCAGGCAGATGATGGCCCTCATCGAAGACGTAAACGGTATCTTTCGGATCAGGCAGAATAGCGCCACCGCCCAGGGCCAGATCAGCCAGCACCAGATCATGATTGGTCACCACCACGTCGGCCTGTTCAAGATCTGCACGAGCTTTATAGAAGGGACACTGATTAAAATAGCCACAGCGGCGACCACTGCACTGGGAATGATCGGTGGTAATCATTCGCCACTGTTGATCTTCCAATGCATCGGGCCAGCTGTCACGATCACCCTCCCACTTGGAAGCGGCAAAGTCTTCCAGCATACTTTGGTAGAGCTTCAGGGAACTCTCGTCCTGCGCCAGAGTGAAACCTTCCCCGGCAAACATAT
This window harbors:
- the dinG gene encoding ATP-dependent DNA helicase DinG, with protein sequence MLEDSQKKKIQKAYSTFLASKKLKARPGQKQMIAEVARSLGEVKTDSEGRRTSDPSVIVVEAGTGTGKTVGYVLPAVVMAQAADKRLVISTATVTLQEQIIGKDLPDIILKTGLKFSFTLAKGRGRYACLSKLDRLLQEEQSTASLMDMFAGEGFTLAQDESSLKLYQSMLEDFAASKWEGDRDSWPDALEDQQWRMITTDHSQCSGRRCGYFNQCPFYKARADLEQADVVVTNHDLVLADLALGGGAILPDPKDTVYVFDEGHHLPDKAIDHFACHSRIKGTASWLEKASKHLQKTLSQNALPGELGERLEKLMPEFDELVNALGHTHTLLQGVATFEPRIQGDTTVAVYRFPQGKIPEALRQQAEVLKVGFSRCSGMVEKVTRELNDAMDGDVPGIDRWQAEQLYPEMGAMQLRLENQFQLWLTYTMKDPEGEPPSARWLKWSEGPFGEELEVFSSPILSSATLWQTLWNPGYASIVTSATLTALGNFNRFRMRSGVPSESRCVVVPSPFQHSLAAHLVVPDMLSDPRQNEEHTEEIVEKLPDLMSGQKGTLVLFSSRKQMKDVHFGLDDVWRKKILLQDDYSRSELLKLHRKHIDEGKDSILFGLASLAEGIDLPGEYCEHVIIAKIPFAVPDDPVESALSEWLEAQGRNPFMEITVPDAAIKLVQACGRLLRTEQDTGQITLLDRRVVTARYGRMILDSLPPFRRAIEHTAF